A single Nostoc sp. PCC 7107 DNA region contains:
- a CDS encoding efflux RND transporter periplasmic adaptor subunit: MKQQTYIAPIQVMNSQLDLIFKIDTGKPTKKSMFPQEQTRKFLSLFVCLLTTGILSASCASLPKEAAEAQSQRGSKEGGGATPVDVAIARTDTLEKQPEYTGTTIPFRTVSMRSQIEARLLSLNVDVGSIVKKGQNIGQLDDVLLMTELKQAEAELAAQKSDVARAITQVSNARAEVERLRLQMVQAQADSKRQQQLYQQGAIAQQTAEQARTQAQTAAQALRAAIEQVRTEQQAVAATQGRVLAQQAVVAQAKERRSYSRLISPINGVVTSKVTEPGNLLQAGGEVIQIGDFSRVKVVVQVSELELAKIKVGQSVQVRLDAFPQKALTGRVIRISPTADATARLIPVEVEVPNNQGNIGSGLLARVNFANQIQPRVVISQTAIQKSAKQPSESDAANDETNGTVFVVTDMQGKPTVIARTVTLGKKADSKVEILSGLQPGERYVVRSGRPLKDGNSVRLSILSETGESNSTPSRTRN; this comes from the coding sequence ATGAAACAGCAAACCTACATAGCTCCAATCCAAGTGATGAATAGCCAGTTAGATTTAATCTTCAAGATTGACACAGGGAAACCAACAAAAAAAAGTATGTTTCCCCAGGAACAAACAAGGAAATTCCTATCATTATTTGTTTGCTTATTAACTACAGGAATACTTTCTGCTAGTTGTGCTTCTCTACCCAAAGAGGCCGCCGAAGCTCAATCGCAACGTGGTAGTAAAGAAGGTGGTGGTGCGACACCTGTAGATGTAGCGATCGCGCGGACAGATACACTAGAAAAACAACCAGAGTATACAGGTACAACAATACCCTTCCGTACTGTATCGATGCGATCGCAAATAGAAGCGCGGCTATTATCCTTAAACGTAGATGTAGGCAGTATTGTCAAAAAAGGGCAAAACATCGGACAGCTAGATGATGTCCTGCTGATGACAGAATTAAAACAAGCCGAAGCCGAACTCGCAGCCCAAAAATCAGACGTAGCCAGAGCCATAACCCAGGTAAGTAATGCGCGTGCAGAAGTTGAAAGACTGCGGTTACAGATGGTGCAAGCTCAAGCCGACTCTAAAAGACAACAGCAATTATACCAACAAGGTGCGATCGCCCAACAAACAGCCGAACAAGCACGCACTCAAGCCCAAACAGCCGCCCAAGCCTTGCGGGCTGCAATAGAACAAGTCCGCACAGAACAACAAGCCGTCGCCGCTACCCAAGGTAGAGTTTTAGCGCAACAAGCAGTAGTCGCCCAAGCCAAAGAACGGCGTTCCTACTCCCGATTAATTTCCCCTATCAATGGTGTAGTCACCAGCAAAGTTACAGAACCAGGTAATCTTTTGCAAGCAGGCGGCGAAGTTATCCAAATTGGCGACTTCAGCCGAGTAAAAGTAGTAGTTCAAGTTTCAGAATTAGAACTAGCAAAAATTAAAGTTGGGCAATCTGTACAAGTACGCTTAGATGCCTTTCCCCAAAAAGCATTAACTGGCAGAGTTATACGCATATCTCCCACCGCCGATGCGACTGCTCGCCTGATACCAGTAGAAGTGGAAGTTCCCAACAATCAAGGCAATATTGGTAGCGGACTATTAGCACGAGTTAATTTTGCAAATCAAATACAACCGCGAGTTGTAATCTCCCAAACAGCCATTCAAAAATCAGCCAAACAGCCTTCTGAATCTGACGCAGCCAATGACGAGACAAATGGCACTGTATTCGTAGTTACAGATATGCAGGGCAAACCAACAGTAATAGCACGTACCGTTACCTTGGGCAAAAAAGCTGATAGCAAAGTAGAGATTTTATCTGGTTTGCAACCAGGAGAGCGCTATGTAGTTCGCAGTGGTAGACCATTAAAAGATGGCAACTCTGTACGTCTTTCGATTCTTTCCGAAACAGGCGAATCAAATTCGACACCGAGCAGAACGAGAAATTAA